In Halobaculum sp. XH14, a single genomic region encodes these proteins:
- a CDS encoding ATP-dependent DNA ligase, whose translation MDFAAFAERADGIEAEEADLGTVGLVADALADADADLPVVARFLQGRLFPGWDTRKLAVGPSLCYEAIARAAGTNVTADDVEDRLAETGEIGAVAASYEFGGQTGLAAFGGGDDARGSSAEEGGDDADRSGDGRGGSPSGTDLTVREVDESFERVAAAEGVGSEDVRRDTLFGMFNRASPAEAKYLARLVLGEMRIGVGGGTVRDAIAETFLDANVTRPVEEREEDDGTAELVAAVESALQVTNDYGRVAELARSEGLAGLHDVSLEVGRPVRAMLARAGTVTDALAEWDRAAVETKYDGARVQIHHDGDSTAVYSRNMEDVTDALPELVEHAEEHLDAPAIVDGEAVAVGEDGEPLPFQEILRRFRRKYDVDRLREEVSVELRAFDCLHADGTDLLDAPLTERHERLSEVLDAGVSELLVSAAPDEIESHEADALTAGHEGIMLKNPDSTYSPGKRGKHWLKRKPDVETLDLVVTGAEWGEGRRAELLGTFLLSARNGEAYETIGKVATGITDEQLVELTDLLEPHVVDESGTDVDLRPEVVFEVGYEEIQASPTYSSGYALRFPRFVAVREDKEPPAADSLERVERLADEQ comes from the coding sequence ATGGACTTTGCGGCATTCGCGGAGCGGGCTGACGGGATCGAGGCCGAGGAGGCAGACCTCGGCACCGTCGGCCTCGTCGCCGACGCCCTCGCCGACGCGGACGCCGACCTGCCGGTCGTCGCGCGCTTCCTCCAGGGCAGGCTGTTTCCGGGCTGGGATACCCGGAAGCTCGCGGTCGGCCCGTCGCTGTGTTACGAGGCGATCGCCCGCGCCGCCGGCACGAACGTCACGGCCGACGACGTCGAGGACAGGCTGGCCGAGACGGGCGAGATCGGCGCGGTCGCCGCGAGCTACGAGTTCGGCGGCCAGACCGGCCTCGCAGCGTTCGGTGGCGGCGACGATGCCCGCGGGAGCAGTGCTGAGGAAGGCGGCGACGACGCCGACCGATCCGGCGACGGGAGAGGCGGGTCCCCCTCGGGAACCGATCTCACCGTCCGCGAGGTGGACGAGTCGTTTGAGCGGGTCGCCGCGGCAGAGGGCGTGGGGAGCGAGGACGTCCGCAGGGACACGCTGTTCGGCATGTTCAATCGCGCCTCCCCCGCGGAGGCGAAGTACCTCGCGCGGCTCGTCCTCGGCGAGATGCGGATCGGGGTGGGCGGGGGCACCGTCCGGGACGCCATCGCGGAGACGTTCCTCGACGCGAACGTGACGAGGCCGGTCGAGGAGCGCGAGGAGGACGACGGGACGGCCGAACTGGTCGCCGCCGTCGAGTCGGCACTGCAGGTGACGAACGACTACGGCCGCGTCGCTGAACTGGCACGGTCGGAGGGACTCGCGGGTCTCCACGACGTTTCGCTGGAGGTCGGCCGACCGGTTCGCGCGATGCTGGCACGGGCCGGGACGGTCACCGACGCGCTCGCGGAGTGGGACCGGGCCGCCGTCGAGACGAAGTACGACGGCGCACGCGTCCAGATCCACCACGACGGCGATTCGACCGCCGTGTACTCGCGGAACATGGAGGACGTGACCGACGCGCTCCCGGAACTGGTCGAACACGCCGAGGAGCACCTCGACGCCCCGGCGATCGTCGACGGCGAGGCGGTCGCGGTGGGCGAGGACGGCGAGCCGCTCCCGTTCCAGGAGATCCTCCGCCGCTTCCGCCGCAAGTACGACGTCGACCGGCTCCGCGAGGAGGTGTCCGTGGAGCTCCGGGCGTTCGACTGTCTCCACGCCGACGGGACGGACCTGCTGGACGCGCCGCTGACGGAACGTCACGAGCGGCTCTCCGAGGTGCTGGACGCCGGCGTCTCGGAGCTACTCGTCTCGGCGGCCCCCGACGAGATCGAGTCCCACGAGGCGGACGCGTTGACCGCGGGCCACGAGGGGATCATGCTGAAGAACCCGGACTCGACGTACTCGCCCGGCAAGCGCGGGAAGCACTGGCTCAAGCGCAAGCCGGACGTGGAGACGCTGGACCTGGTCGTCACCGGGGCCGAGTGGGGGGAAGGGCGCCGGGCGGAACTGCTGGGGACGTTCCTCCTCTCGGCCCGGAACGGCGAGGCGTACGAGACCATCGGGAAGGTCGCCACGGGCATCACGGACGAGCAACTCGTCGAGTTGACCGACCTGCTGGAACCGCACGTCGTCGACGAATCGGGGACCGACGTGGACCTCAGACCCGAGGTCGTGTTCGAGGTCGGCTACGAGGAGATCCAGGCGTCGCCGACGTACTCCTCGGGCTACGCGCTCCGCTTCCCGCGGTTCGTCGCGGTCCGCGAGGACAAGGAGCCGCCGGCGGCCGACTCGCTGGAGCGGGTCGAACGGCTCGCGGACGAACAGTAG
- a CDS encoding mRNA 3'-end processing factor, which produces MTDTGVSLHDGVHVDLSDGTSVVVDAGSPDGDVNVLTHAHGDHLFRGNPGPVVCSAATADIARERRPSADVERTDDPRVGLVNAGHVAGSRAAVITDPDGTRYCVTGDVSTRDRLYLDGFDPPDVDVLVVEATYGSPEYVLPPQAEVEREIHDWLADTMDRPVLLFGYSLGRAQKLQVLAAESDRERVFVTESVARITDALAPHVDATFDAAVWDADAASGGSGPAGSSPAGLGPGDALVLPRGRATRSLAERLRTERGALAAGFSGWAIDDSFRYRGNYDATFALSDHCDFPELCALVEVADPDEVYTMHGSTDELATELTRRGFRATALRKGQATLGDF; this is translated from the coding sequence GTGACCGACACCGGCGTCTCGCTGCACGACGGCGTCCACGTCGACCTCTCGGACGGGACGAGCGTCGTCGTCGACGCCGGCTCGCCCGACGGCGACGTGAACGTGCTGACTCACGCGCACGGCGACCACCTGTTCCGCGGGAACCCGGGCCCCGTCGTCTGCTCGGCCGCGACCGCCGACATCGCGCGGGAGCGCCGCCCGTCGGCGGACGTCGAACGCACGGACGACCCCCGCGTCGGACTCGTGAACGCCGGTCACGTCGCCGGCTCCAGGGCGGCCGTGATCACCGACCCGGACGGGACGCGCTACTGCGTCACGGGCGACGTCTCGACGCGGGACCGGCTCTACCTCGACGGCTTCGATCCGCCGGACGTCGACGTACTCGTGGTCGAGGCGACGTACGGGAGCCCCGAGTACGTCCTCCCGCCACAGGCCGAGGTGGAACGCGAGATCCACGACTGGCTGGCCGACACGATGGACCGCCCCGTCCTGCTGTTCGGCTACTCGCTCGGCCGCGCGCAGAAACTGCAGGTGCTCGCGGCCGAAAGCGACCGCGAGCGGGTGTTCGTCACCGAGTCCGTCGCGCGGATCACCGACGCACTGGCTCCACACGTCGACGCGACGTTCGACGCGGCGGTGTGGGACGCGGACGCCGCTTCCGGGGGTTCCGGCCCCGCGGGTTCGAGCCCCGCGGGCCTGGGGCCCGGCGACGCGCTCGTCCTCCCGCGCGGGCGGGCCACGCGCTCGCTCGCCGAGCGACTGCGGACCGAGCGGGGCGCGCTCGCTGCCGGCTTCTCCGGATGGGCGATCGACGACTCGTTCCGCTACCGCGGAAACTACGACGCGACGTTCGCGCTGTCGGACCACTGCGACTTCCCGGAGCTGTGCGCGCTCGTCGAGGTCGCGGACCCGGACGAGGTGTACACGATGCACGGCTCGACGGACGAACTGGCGACCGAGTTGACGCGCAGGGGGTTCCGGGCAACGGCGCTCAGGAAGGGACAGGCGACGCTGGGTGACTTCTGA
- a CDS encoding DNA topoisomerase VI subunit B, translating to MSSFQSQLGEEEGIADELAESQREISIAEFFEKNKHMLGFDSGARGLVTAVKEAVDNALDACEEAGIRPDVYVEIREVGDYYRLIVEDNGPGITKEQLPKVFGKLLYGSRFHAREQSRGQQGIGISAAVLYSQLTSGKPAKITSRPKGQAEAQYFELIIDTDTNEPEIKADEPTAWDRSHGTRIEVEMEANMRARAQLHDYIKHTAVVNPHARLELREPGSDEPLKFERGTDQLPAETEEIRPHPHGVELGTLIKMLEATESYSVSGFLQEEFTRVGKKTADKVCAGFRDRHFGRAMGWSAGVDADLDSALTDAVSNKGSEATDFFAAEVTSTLTSRELTARHELREVVDNVADATEEEYDVTFGSTVRDNAVEAAWAELAGYDSDPDGEAEARDRLTSDLYAVVDEATSTRKDDETKHGLAERLARRIAAGGERHRATEATLRAWVDEAAADTEEYDDATVGETARENVVETLWSRMATVPDDLPKVKEVAGDRDAASALLEGMRETDILAPPTDCLAPITDELVEAGLKKEFDADFYAAATRDAEVHGGDPFIVEAGIAYGGELDSEGQVDLLRFANRVPLVYQRGACATTDVVKSIGWRNYGLDQPGGSGMPSGPAVVMIHVASTNVPFTSESKDALANLPEIEDEIELAVREAARELKSYLNKRRSLQKRREKQDVLGRILPEMADKVSAVVGRERPNIEGAMARIMNNVSVEREHDGDTVRLVVENHSDRTEELDVTDIVSAEPSGVSDGANVVDLDGEWFVKWSPSVAGGEEATLEYTVADDAEFDVNVDGVEAEKLTVNA from the coding sequence ATGTCATCGTTCCAGTCGCAGCTCGGCGAGGAGGAGGGGATCGCCGACGAGCTGGCCGAGAGCCAGCGCGAGATCTCCATCGCCGAGTTCTTCGAGAAGAACAAGCACATGCTGGGCTTCGACTCGGGGGCACGGGGGCTCGTCACCGCCGTCAAGGAGGCGGTCGACAACGCCCTCGACGCCTGCGAGGAGGCCGGCATCAGACCGGACGTCTACGTCGAGATCCGCGAGGTCGGCGACTACTACCGGCTGATCGTCGAGGACAACGGGCCCGGCATCACCAAGGAACAGCTCCCGAAGGTGTTCGGGAAGCTGCTCTACGGCTCCCGCTTTCACGCACGCGAGCAGTCGCGCGGGCAGCAGGGGATCGGCATCTCCGCGGCCGTCCTCTACTCGCAGCTCACCTCCGGCAAGCCGGCGAAGATCACCAGCCGGCCGAAGGGACAGGCCGAGGCCCAGTACTTCGAGCTCATCATCGACACGGACACGAACGAGCCGGAGATCAAGGCCGACGAGCCGACCGCCTGGGACCGCTCGCACGGCACGCGCATCGAGGTCGAGATGGAGGCGAACATGCGCGCCCGGGCACAGCTCCACGACTACATCAAGCACACCGCGGTCGTCAACCCCCACGCGCGGCTTGAACTCCGCGAACCGGGCTCCGACGAGCCGCTGAAGTTCGAGCGCGGCACCGACCAGCTCCCGGCCGAGACCGAGGAGATCCGCCCGCACCCCCACGGCGTCGAACTCGGGACGCTCATCAAGATGCTGGAGGCGACCGAGTCCTACAGCGTCTCGGGCTTCCTCCAGGAGGAGTTCACCCGCGTCGGCAAGAAGACCGCCGACAAGGTGTGTGCCGGCTTCCGCGACCGCCACTTCGGCCGGGCGATGGGCTGGAGCGCCGGCGTGGACGCCGATCTCGATTCGGCGCTCACCGACGCCGTCTCGAACAAGGGATCCGAGGCGACCGACTTCTTCGCCGCGGAGGTCACGAGCACGCTCACCTCCCGGGAGCTGACGGCCCGCCACGAGCTCCGCGAGGTCGTCGACAACGTCGCTGACGCGACCGAGGAGGAGTACGACGTCACGTTCGGGAGCACGGTCCGGGACAACGCGGTCGAAGCCGCCTGGGCCGAACTGGCCGGATACGACTCGGACCCCGACGGCGAGGCGGAGGCACGCGACCGGCTGACGTCGGACCTGTACGCCGTCGTCGACGAGGCGACCTCGACCCGCAAGGACGACGAGACGAAACACGGCCTCGCCGAACGGCTCGCCCGGCGGATCGCCGCCGGCGGCGAACGGCACAGGGCGACGGAGGCGACCCTCCGCGCGTGGGTCGACGAGGCCGCTGCCGACACCGAGGAGTACGACGACGCGACCGTCGGCGAGACCGCACGCGAGAACGTCGTCGAGACGCTGTGGTCCCGGATGGCCACCGTCCCCGACGACCTCCCGAAAGTGAAGGAGGTCGCGGGCGACCGCGACGCGGCCTCCGCCCTGCTCGAGGGGATGCGCGAGACGGACATCCTCGCGCCGCCGACCGACTGTCTCGCGCCCATCACCGACGAACTCGTCGAGGCGGGACTGAAAAAGGAGTTCGACGCGGACTTCTACGCGGCGGCGACGCGGGACGCCGAGGTCCACGGCGGCGACCCGTTCATCGTCGAGGCCGGCATCGCGTACGGCGGCGAACTCGACTCGGAGGGTCAGGTCGACCTGCTCCGATTCGCCAACCGCGTCCCGCTCGTCTACCAGCGCGGCGCGTGTGCGACGACCGACGTGGTGAAGTCGATCGGCTGGCGCAACTACGGGCTCGACCAGCCCGGCGGCTCGGGGATGCCGAGCGGGCCGGCGGTCGTGATGATCCACGTCGCCTCCACGAACGTCCCGTTCACGAGCGAGTCGAAGGACGCCCTCGCCAACCTGCCCGAGATCGAAGACGAGATCGAACTGGCGGTACGCGAGGCGGCCCGCGAGCTGAAGTCGTATCTCAACAAGCGGCGCTCGCTCCAGAAGCGCCGCGAGAAGCAGGACGTGCTCGGCCGCATCCTGCCCGAGATGGCCGACAAGGTGTCGGCCGTGGTCGGGCGCGAGCGGCCGAACATCGAGGGGGCGATGGCGCGCATCATGAACAACGTCAGCGTCGAGCGCGAGCACGACGGCGACACCGTCAGGCTCGTCGTCGAGAACCACTCGGACCGGACCGAGGAGCTCGACGTGACCGACATCGTCTCCGCGGAGCCGAGCGGCGTCTCCGACGGCGCGAACGTCGTCGACCTCGACGGCGAGTGGTTCGTGAAGTGGTCACCCAGCGTCGCCGGCGGCGAGGAGGCGACCCTGGAGTACACGGTGGCGGACGACGCGGAGTTCGACGTCAACGTCGACGGCGTCGAGGCGGAGAAACTCACGGTGAACGCATAA
- a CDS encoding MBL fold metallo-hydrolase, with amino-acid sequence MTVRHDDLRVTWYGYATARLEATDGTVAYVDPGRYGVLTGEWTPPGGGNPREAAHPRATDHRPTDADLVLVTHGHHYDPDGIERVAADDATVVAFEGIDAGDVDRDVKPVDELPFDVVRIGEADHVAVDGVGDVWSLPAYNDPDGPHTQDDGSVLHPRGTGVGYRFTLGSAGTSVFWPGDSDALDAFAELDVSLFLANVSGTVCMSAPEAADLAERMDPDLVVPIHYNTQSFLEADSAAFAADVAGRSVPVALDESS; translated from the coding sequence ATGACGGTCAGACACGACGACCTCCGGGTGACGTGGTACGGCTACGCGACGGCGCGACTGGAGGCGACCGACGGCACGGTCGCCTACGTCGACCCCGGCCGCTACGGCGTGCTGACGGGCGAGTGGACTCCGCCCGGCGGCGGCAACCCGCGCGAGGCGGCACATCCCCGCGCGACCGACCACCGGCCGACCGACGCGGACCTCGTGCTCGTCACCCATGGCCACCACTACGACCCCGACGGCATCGAGCGCGTCGCCGCGGACGACGCGACCGTCGTCGCCTTCGAGGGCATCGACGCCGGCGACGTCGACAGGGACGTGAAGCCCGTCGACGAACTCCCGTTCGACGTGGTCCGGATCGGCGAGGCCGACCACGTCGCGGTCGACGGCGTCGGCGACGTCTGGTCCCTCCCGGCGTACAACGATCCAGACGGTCCCCACACGCAGGACGACGGCTCGGTGCTCCACCCCCGCGGGACCGGCGTCGGCTACCGGTTCACCCTCGGATCGGCGGGCACCTCGGTGTTCTGGCCCGGCGACTCCGACGCGCTGGACGCGTTCGCCGAACTCGACGTCTCGCTGTTTCTGGCCAACGTCTCGGGCACGGTCTGTATGAGCGCTCCTGAGGCGGCTGACCTGGCCGAGCGAATGGACCCGGACCTGGTCGTTCCCATCCACTACAACACCCAGTCGTTCCTCGAGGCGGACTCGGCCGCGTTCGCGGCCGACGTGGCGGGGCGGTCGGTTCCGGTCGCGCTCGACGAGTCGTCGTAG
- the psmB gene encoding archaeal proteasome endopeptidase complex subunit beta, with product MRPSGDMADLDPLGGDETVFGPELGEFPNADQRAKAADTGEGMKTGTTTVGIRTDEGVVLATDMRASLGRMVSSKDVQKVEQIHPRGALTIAGSVSAAQNLIQTLKAETNLYEARRSKEMSMRALSTLTGNLLRSGAFYVVQPILGGVDEEGPHVYSIDPAGGMTEEEYTVTGSGSQYALGVLEQEYSDDLTVGDAEAVAARAIKSAVERDLASGNGINVAVVTEDGVEISRHKDIDALLGAEA from the coding sequence ATGCGACCATCCGGCGATATGGCCGACCTCGACCCGCTCGGTGGCGACGAGACCGTCTTCGGTCCGGAACTCGGCGAGTTCCCGAACGCCGACCAGCGGGCCAAGGCTGCCGACACGGGTGAAGGGATGAAGACCGGCACGACGACCGTCGGCATCAGGACCGACGAGGGCGTCGTCCTCGCGACCGACATGCGCGCATCGCTCGGCCGCATGGTCTCCTCGAAGGACGTCCAGAAGGTCGAACAGATCCACCCGCGCGGCGCGCTCACCATCGCCGGGTCGGTCTCGGCCGCACAGAACCTCATCCAGACCCTGAAGGCCGAAACGAACCTCTACGAGGCGCGCCGGAGCAAGGAGATGAGCATGCGCGCGCTCTCGACGCTGACCGGGAACCTCCTGCGCTCTGGCGCCTTCTACGTCGTCCAGCCCATCCTCGGCGGCGTCGACGAGGAGGGCCCCCACGTCTACTCCATCGACCCGGCCGGCGGCATGACCGAGGAGGAGTACACCGTCACCGGCTCGGGCAGCCAGTACGCGCTCGGCGTGCTCGAACAGGAGTACAGCGACGACCTCACCGTCGGCGACGCGGAGGCCGTCGCGGCCCGCGCGATCAAGTCCGCCGTCGAGCGCGACCTGGCCTCGGGCAACGGCATCAACGTCGCCGTCGTCACCGAGGACGGCGTCGAGATCTCCCGGCACAAGGACATCGACGCGCTGCTCGGCGCGGAAGCCTGA
- a CDS encoding DUF6884 domain-containing protein, whose amino-acid sequence MRSVGLVQAIPNEPLEPAAAGSVDDTEFFRLKREFARTSYDDWLVLAADAGVLGPAETVTPDGTTIEGMEPAARARWAMDVVGDVAAIVREQEYEEVAVLASRAMRTTLNERGGFRTRIGSAGASTSEPLAGFGGAERQQQWLTEQLEIRRRDRS is encoded by the coding sequence ATGCGATCGGTCGGACTCGTCCAGGCGATCCCGAACGAACCGCTCGAACCGGCCGCAGCCGGGAGCGTCGACGACACGGAGTTCTTCCGGCTGAAGCGCGAGTTCGCACGCACTAGCTACGACGACTGGCTCGTCCTCGCTGCCGACGCGGGCGTCCTCGGCCCGGCCGAGACGGTGACGCCGGACGGGACGACGATCGAGGGGATGGAGCCGGCGGCCCGGGCCCGGTGGGCGATGGACGTGGTCGGCGACGTCGCGGCGATCGTCCGCGAGCAGGAGTACGAGGAGGTGGCGGTCCTGGCGAGCCGAGCGATGCGGACCACGCTGAACGAGCGCGGCGGGTTCCGGACCCGGATCGGCTCGGCGGGCGCGAGCACGAGCGAGCCGCTGGCGGGCTTTGGCGGGGCCGAGCGGCAACAGCAGTGGCTGACCGAACAGCTCGAGATCAGGCGACGGGACCGCTCGTGA
- a CDS encoding DNA topoisomerase IV subunit A: MSTDSDSETNARLNEERAREQLVELAAQFYDQFEGGDVPRMTLPTRTKSNIVFDEESDVWVYGDRTSSRTANSVRGARKLLRAIYTVDFLDQQLEEDRSSTLRELYYLSESWDSEEAQFTSQDESNQLVEDLEIVSEVTREDFHMRPEESGAKLMGPLRLREQTRRGDREIHCQDDVGQGGYQIPNNPDTIEFLDHDVDFVMCVETGGMRDRLVENGFDDEYDCLVVHLGGQPARATRRITKRLHDELGAPVVVFCDGDPWSYRIFGSVAYGSIKSAHLSEYLATPEAEYVGIRPQDIVDYDLPTDPLSDSDVNALESELEDPRFQTDFWEEQIELQLDIDKKAEQQALAAQGLDFVTDTYLPERLDEMGVI; this comes from the coding sequence ATGAGCACTGATTCGGATTCCGAGACGAACGCACGGCTGAACGAGGAGCGGGCCCGCGAACAGCTCGTGGAGCTCGCCGCACAGTTCTACGACCAGTTCGAGGGCGGCGACGTCCCCCGGATGACGCTGCCGACCAGGACCAAGAGCAACATCGTCTTCGACGAGGAGAGCGACGTCTGGGTGTACGGCGACCGCACCTCCTCGCGGACCGCCAACTCGGTCCGCGGGGCCCGCAAGCTCCTCCGAGCGATCTACACGGTCGACTTCCTCGACCAGCAGCTCGAGGAGGACCGCTCGTCCACCCTGCGTGAGCTGTACTACCTCAGCGAGTCGTGGGACTCCGAGGAGGCGCAGTTCACCAGCCAGGACGAGTCGAACCAGCTCGTCGAGGACCTGGAGATCGTCTCGGAAGTCACCCGCGAGGACTTCCACATGCGCCCGGAGGAGTCGGGCGCGAAGCTGATGGGCCCGCTCCGCCTCCGCGAGCAGACCCGGCGGGGCGACCGCGAGATCCACTGTCAGGACGACGTCGGGCAGGGGGGCTACCAGATCCCCAACAACCCGGACACGATCGAGTTCCTCGATCACGACGTCGACTTCGTCATGTGCGTCGAGACCGGCGGCATGCGCGACCGGCTCGTCGAGAACGGGTTCGACGACGAGTACGACTGTCTCGTCGTCCACCTGGGGGGACAGCCGGCGCGCGCGACCCGGCGCATCACGAAGCGCCTCCACGACGAACTCGGTGCCCCGGTCGTCGTGTTCTGTGACGGCGACCCGTGGTCCTACCGCATCTTCGGCTCCGTCGCGTACGGCTCGATCAAGTCGGCACACCTCTCGGAGTATCTCGCCACGCCCGAGGCCGAGTACGTCGGCATCCGCCCGCAGGACATCGTCGACTACGACCTGCCGACCGACCCGCTCTCGGACTCCGACGTCAACGCCCTCGAGTCGGAACTGGAGGACCCGCGCTTCCAGACCGACTTCTGGGAGGAACAGATCGAGCTCCAGCTCGACATCGACAAGAAGGCCGAACAGCAGGCGCTCGCCGCGCAGGGGCTCGACTTCGTGACCGACACCTACCTCCCCGAGCGGCTCGATGAGATGGGCGTCATCTGA
- the gyrB gene encoding DNA topoisomerase (ATP-hydrolyzing) subunit B yields MSETGESEYGAGQIQVLEGLQAVRKRPAMYIGSTDARGLHHLVYEVVDNSIDEALAGHCDEIGVTVHDDDSVSVCDDGRGIPVDTHEKYDRPALEVIMTVLHAGGKFDNKSYQVSGGLHGVGVSVVNALSEKLTVEVKRDGAVWHHEFDRGEPVQGAFERVRDMDDDEETGTEIRFWPDEEIFETREFTFDTLANRLRELAFLNSGVEIVLADERDDTEETFRYDGGIREFVEYLNETRTPLHRDVIYFEDEEVVEDGPVQVEVAMQATDELQGSVHAFANNINTREGGTHLTGFKTALTRVVNDYANDNGLIGDIDGNLKGEDVREGLTAVISVKHPDPQFEGQTKTKLGNSEVRGVVESAMHQHLATYFEEHPDVAEAVVSKAAEAARARMAAKQAEELTRRKSALETTALPGKLSDCQSRDPSEAELFIVEGDSAGGSTKQARDPDIQAVLPIRGKVLNVEKHRLDRVLQNDQIRNIVTAIGTGIGDEFDIEDARYQKIIMATDADVDGAHIRTLLLTFFYRHMRPLLEAGYVYATKPPLYRIRYRGNTYDAMTEADRERIVAEKCDGNPTQVQRFKGLGEMNPEQLWDTTMDPDQRILKQINIEDAAAADKMFNVLMGDAVEPRKQFIKDHAPEAEWVDI; encoded by the coding sequence ATGTCTGAGACAGGGGAGAGTGAGTACGGCGCGGGGCAGATTCAGGTTCTGGAAGGGCTCCAGGCCGTTCGCAAGCGCCCGGCGATGTACATCGGCTCCACGGACGCTCGCGGCCTCCATCACCTCGTGTACGAGGTCGTCGACAACTCCATCGACGAGGCACTCGCCGGACACTGCGACGAGATCGGGGTGACCGTCCACGACGACGACTCCGTCTCGGTGTGTGACGACGGGCGCGGCATCCCGGTCGACACCCACGAGAAGTACGACCGCCCGGCCCTGGAGGTCATCATGACCGTCCTCCACGCCGGCGGGAAGTTCGACAACAAGTCCTACCAGGTGTCCGGGGGACTCCATGGCGTCGGCGTCTCGGTGGTGAACGCGCTGAGCGAGAAACTCACCGTCGAGGTGAAACGCGACGGCGCGGTCTGGCACCACGAGTTCGACCGCGGCGAACCGGTCCAGGGCGCGTTCGAACGCGTCCGGGACATGGACGACGACGAGGAGACGGGCACGGAGATCCGGTTCTGGCCCGACGAGGAGATCTTCGAGACGCGCGAGTTCACCTTCGACACGCTCGCGAACCGCCTGCGGGAACTGGCGTTTCTCAACTCGGGCGTCGAGATCGTCCTCGCCGACGAGCGCGACGACACCGAGGAGACGTTCCGGTACGACGGCGGCATCCGCGAGTTCGTCGAGTACCTCAACGAGACCCGGACGCCGCTCCACCGCGACGTCATCTACTTCGAGGACGAGGAGGTCGTCGAGGACGGCCCCGTCCAGGTCGAGGTGGCGATGCAGGCAACCGACGAACTCCAGGGGTCGGTCCACGCGTTCGCCAACAACATCAACACGCGCGAGGGCGGCACCCACCTCACCGGGTTCAAGACCGCGCTCACCCGCGTCGTCAACGACTACGCGAACGACAACGGGCTCATCGGCGACATCGACGGCAACCTCAAGGGCGAGGACGTCCGCGAGGGGCTCACCGCCGTCATCTCGGTCAAACACCCCGATCCGCAGTTCGAGGGACAGACGAAGACGAAACTCGGGAACAGCGAGGTTCGGGGCGTCGTCGAGTCGGCGATGCACCAGCATCTCGCGACGTACTTCGAGGAGCACCCGGACGTCGCGGAGGCGGTCGTCAGCAAGGCCGCGGAGGCCGCACGCGCCCGGATGGCCGCAAAGCAGGCCGAGGAGCTCACCCGCCGGAAGTCCGCCCTCGAAACGACGGCGCTGCCGGGCAAACTCTCGGACTGCCAGTCCCGGGACCCGAGCGAGGCCGAACTGTTCATCGTGGAGGGCGACTCCGCGGGCGGGTCGACCAAGCAGGCCCGGGATCCGGACATCCAGGCGGTCCTGCCCATCCGCGGGAAGGTGCTGAACGTGGAGAAACACCGGCTCGACCGCGTGCTCCAGAACGATCAGATCCGGAACATCGTCACCGCCATCGGCACCGGCATCGGCGACGAGTTCGACATCGAGGACGCGCGCTACCAGAAGATCATCATGGCGACCGACGCCGACGTCGACGGCGCGCACATCCGGACGCTGCTGCTCACGTTCTTCTACCGGCACATGCGCCCGCTGCTGGAGGCAGGATACGTGTACGCGACCAAGCCCCCGCTTTACCGCATCCGCTACCGCGGGAACACGTACGACGCGATGACCGAGGCCGACCGGGAGCGCATCGTCGCCGAGAAGTGCGACGGCAACCCGACGCAGGTCCAGCGGTTCAAGGGCCTCGGCGAGATGAACCCCGAACAGCTCTGGGACACGACGATGGACCCGGACCAGCGCATCCTCAAGCAGATCAACATCGAGGACGCCGCGGCCGCGGACAAGATGTTCAACGTGCTGATGGGCGACGCCGTCGAGCCCCGAAAGCAGTTCATCAAGGACCACGCTCCCGAGGCGGAGTGGGTCGATATTTAG